Proteins from one Candidatus Binataceae bacterium genomic window:
- a CDS encoding alcohol dehydrogenase — MRSYDLIEFNAPLRMVERPTPAPQGSEVLLRVLACGVCHSDVHLWEGFYDLGAGKRLGLADRGLRLPLTPGHENVGEVVAVGPRAQGVKVGEQVLVFPWIGCGRCSVCARGEEQLCLQPRSLGLFLPGGFADHLLVPEARYLFPVGDLDPVKAAPYACSGLTTYGALKKVGRELMAAQPILIIGAGGLGLMALSILKAMGGRGAIVAEIDPSKRQAALAAGALAAIDSAAPDAAAQIIAAAGAPLWAAVDLVGAPSTVRMGLDSLVKGGKLIIVGLFGGEITLPLPLIPMRATTIQGSYVGSPGELGELIELVRRTGLPAVPVTTRPLDQASDALADLHAGRLIGRAVLRPE; from the coding sequence TCTGATTGAGTTCAACGCCCCGCTTCGGATGGTAGAGCGGCCAACGCCTGCGCCCCAAGGCAGCGAGGTGTTGCTTAGGGTCCTCGCGTGCGGCGTATGCCACAGCGACGTGCATCTGTGGGAGGGTTTCTATGACCTTGGTGCCGGCAAGCGGTTGGGATTGGCCGATCGAGGCCTGCGCCTACCCTTGACGCCCGGCCATGAAAACGTCGGCGAGGTAGTCGCGGTGGGGCCGCGGGCGCAGGGCGTTAAGGTGGGCGAGCAGGTCTTGGTCTTTCCCTGGATCGGATGCGGCCGATGCTCGGTTTGCGCGCGCGGAGAGGAGCAGCTCTGTTTGCAGCCGCGATCCTTGGGCTTGTTCCTGCCGGGCGGCTTCGCCGACCATCTGCTGGTCCCTGAGGCGCGCTACCTGTTCCCGGTCGGCGACCTCGACCCGGTCAAGGCAGCGCCTTACGCCTGCTCGGGCCTGACCACCTACGGGGCGCTCAAGAAAGTCGGGCGCGAGCTGATGGCCGCGCAGCCCATTTTGATTATCGGCGCCGGCGGCCTGGGGTTGATGGCGCTGTCGATTCTCAAGGCGATGGGCGGACGGGGAGCGATCGTAGCCGAGATCGATCCGAGCAAACGCCAAGCCGCGCTAGCTGCCGGCGCGCTGGCAGCGATCGACAGCGCAGCGCCTGACGCGGCGGCGCAAATTATCGCGGCGGCGGGCGCTCCGTTGTGGGCCGCGGTCGATCTGGTCGGCGCGCCCTCTACTGTAAGGATGGGGCTGGATAGTCTGGTCAAGGGCGGCAAATTAATCATAGTCGGGCTGTTCGGAGGCGAGATCACTTTGCCGCTGCCGCTGATTCCGATGCGCGCGACTACCATCCAGGGCTCTTACGTCGGCAGCCCCGGTGAGCTGGGCGAGCTTATCGAGTTGGTCCGCCGCACCGGGCTGCCCGCGGTTCCGGTCACGACTCGTCCACTTGATCAAGCCAGCGACGCGCTGGCTGATTTACACGCAGGCAGGCTTATCGGGCGCGCCGTGCTGCGCCCAGAGTAG